The genomic segment GGACGCTGCCTGGCAGCGTCCCGTTGTCGCATCAGGGTCCTGGCCGCCACCGGCGTGTCGGGGCGCCCGACGCAAGAGCGGACCTGGTTCCGCTCTTCCGCTTTGACGAATCCCGACTTTCCGGAACCAGATTCACGATATGAGCAAGCGCGATTACTACGAAGTGCTGGGCGTTGCCCGCACCGCCACCGACGACGAGCTGAAGAAGGCCTACCGTCGCTGCGCGATGAAGTTCCACCCGGACCGCAACCCGGGTGATGCGGCGGCCGAAGCCTCCTTCAAGGAGTGCAAGGAAGCCTACGAAGTGCTGTCCGACGGCAACAAGCGCCGCATGTACGACAGCCACGGCCACGCTGCGTTCGAGCACGGCATGGGCGGTGGTGGCGGTCCGGGCGGCCCGGACATGAACGATATCTTCGGCGATATCTTCGGCAACATCTTTGGTGGAGCAGGCGGTGGCCCGCGCCAGGCCCGTCGCGGCGCCGACATCGGCTACGTGATGGAGCTGGACCTGGAAGAAGCGGTGCGTGGCGTTGAGCGCCGCATCGAGATTCCGACCCTGGCCGAATGCGGCGACTGCGATGGCAGTGGCTCCGAAGACGGCAAGGTCGAGACCTGCAATGTGTGCCATGGCCGCGGCCAGGTGCGCATCCAGCGCGGCATCTTCGCCATGCAGCAGGCCTGCCACAACTGCGGCGGCCGCGGCCAGATCATCGCCAAGCCCTGCAAGACATGCCACGGCAACGGCCGTGTCGAGGAAGACAAGGTGCTGTCGGTGAAGGTGCCGGCCGGCGTCGATACCGGCGACCGCATCCGCCTGCAGGGTGAGGGCGAGGCCGGTCCGG from the Stenotrophomonas maltophilia genome contains:
- the dnaJ gene encoding molecular chaperone DnaJ, with the translated sequence MSKRDYYEVLGVARTATDDELKKAYRRCAMKFHPDRNPGDAAAEASFKECKEAYEVLSDGNKRRMYDSHGHAAFEHGMGGGGGPGGPDMNDIFGDIFGNIFGGAGGGPRQARRGADIGYVMELDLEEAVRGVERRIEIPTLAECGDCDGSGSEDGKVETCNVCHGRGQVRIQRGIFAMQQACHNCGGRGQIIAKPCKTCHGNGRVEEDKVLSVKVPAGVDTGDRIRLQGEGEAGPAGTPPGDLYVEVRVREHAIFQRDGDDLHCEVPIRISQAALGDTVRVATLGGEAEIRIPAETQTGKLFRLRGKGVRSVRSRSEGDLYCRVVVETPVNLTNEQRKLLEQFEATFVGEEARKHSPKSATFMDGVKGFWDRMTS